The proteins below are encoded in one region of Silene latifolia isolate original U9 population chromosome 2, ASM4854445v1, whole genome shotgun sequence:
- the LOC141636810 gene encoding uncharacterized protein LOC141636810, translating to MALVEEIPVNFIALFDKNMIAYFPVVLSHTSLGCVLWWRGMKKWRRSVRGTYGVVYKARDKVECGGRNCINPVMLRKSTVPVYRNKKPGLAYRLQAFQLPPTVLGVVMMDKFGRWPLLMVSVTHTSHASLIIFKSRITTSRPDRIVPIAERFGMDVAAVLDNIIYARAYTYEHQHNLLLGLAEKMAEEPFRFFVISDPAGGVFVTDPKKPAGGHVLAHASTIRLMFRKGKGEQRICKVFDAPNLPEAKARYSILICKVFASNSYLFSIF from the exons ATGGCTCTAGTTGAAGAAATTCCAGTGAACTTTATTGCTTTATTTGACAAAAATATGATAGCTTATTTCCCAGTTGTTCTGTCTCACACGAGTTTAGG TTGTGTTTTGTGGTGGCGTGGTATGAAAAAGTGGAGAAGATCGGTGAGGGGAACTTATGGTGTGGTGTACAAGGCCCGTGACAAGGTCGAATGTGGAGGAAGAAACTGCATCAATCCAGTTATGCTGAG AAAAAGTACAGTACCGGTCTACCGGAATAAAAAACCAGGACTGGCATATCGATTGCAGGCTTTTCAG CTTCCACCAACTGTTCTTGGTGTAGTTATGATGGATAAATTCGGAAGATGGCCACTTTTGATGGTAAGCGTTACTCATACGAGTCATGCTTCATTGATCATATTTAAAAGTAGGATTACTACCAGCCGACCTGACCGCATAGTGCCTATTGCTGAAAGGTTTGGTATGGATGTTGCAGCTGTTCTGGACAAT ATCATCTATGCTCGTGCATATACTTATGAGCATCAGCACAACCTTCTTCTCGGCCTGGCAGAAAAAATGGCCGAGGAACCCTTTCGATTCTTTG TAATTTCTGATCCAGCTGGAGGAGTATTCGTGACAGACCCAAAGAAACCAGCTGGTGGTCATGTACTTGCTCATGCCTCGACTATTAGGCTGATGTTCAGGAAGGGCAAAGGTGAACAGCGTATCTGTAAGGTGTTTGATGCTCCCAATCTGCCAGAAGCTAAAGCACGTTATTCTATTCTTATCTGTAAGGTGTTTGCT AGTAACTCGTATTTATTTAGcatattttaa